A window of the Mus pahari chromosome 1, PAHARI_EIJ_v1.1, whole genome shotgun sequence genome harbors these coding sequences:
- the Rrp8 gene encoding ribosomal RNA-processing protein 8, which translates to MFEEPEWVEAAPAIVGLGTATAQVRPATAPPVKGRKRRHLLATLRALEAASLSQQTPSLPGSDSEEEEEVGRKKRHLQRPSVASISKEVGKKRKGKCQKQVPSISDFEGKEGRRKCHRQTPPLGGISAGEEKEKRKCQEYSSLHLTQPLDSVDQTAHNSRTSTATIDPSKPSPESMSPNSSHTLSRKQWRNRQKNKRRHKNKFRPLQTPEQVPPKASIEETEVPPAPKSDSQASRAGALRARMTQRLDGARFRYLNEQLYSGPSSAAQRLFQEDPEAFLLYHRGFQRQVKKWPLHPVDRIAKDLRQKPASLVVADFGCGDCRLASSVRNPVHCFDLASLDPRVTVCDMAQVPLEDESVDVAVFCLSLMGTNIRDFLEEANRVLKPGGLLKVAEVSSRFEDIRTFLGAVTKLGFKVIYKDLTNSHFFLFDFEKTGPPRVGPKAQLSGLKLQPCLYKRR; encoded by the exons ATGTTCGAAGAGCCTGAATGGGTGGAGGCGGCCCCAGCCATCGTGGGCCTAGGGACCGCGACAGCACAGGTTCGGCCGGCGACTGCCCCGCCAGTCAAG GGACGCAAGCGCCGCCATCTCTTGGCCACATTACGGGCTCTGGAAGCAGCATCTCTCTCCCAACAAACCCCCAGCCTACCTGGCAGTgactctgaggaggaggaggaggtaggaaggaagaagagacaccTCCAAAGGCCCTCAGTTGCCAGCATCTCAAAGGAagtagggaagaaaagaaaagggaaatgtcaGAAACAGGTGCCATCCATCAGTGACTttgaggggaaagaaggaagaagaaaatgccaCAGACAAACTCCTCCTCTTGGTGGGATCTCtgctggagaagaaaaagaaaagaggaaatgccAGGAATACTCCTCTTTACACCTAACCCAGCCCCTGGACAGTGTTGACCAAACAG CTCACAATTCCAGGACGAGTACTGCTACAATTGACCCATCCAAGCCAAGCCCTGAGTCTATGTCACCTAACTCCTCACACACCCTGAGCCGCAAGCAGTGGCGGAACCGGCAGAAAAATAAGCGGAGACACAAGAACAAATTTCGGCCACTCCAGACACCAGAGCAGGTTCCTCCCAAGGCTTCCATAGAGGAGACTGAGGTGCCTCCTGCACCAAAGTCAGACAGTCAAGCGTCTAGAGCTGGAGCCCTACGAGCACGCATGACACAACGCCTGGATGGGGCCCGATTTCGCTACCTTAATGAACAGTTATACTCAGGGCCCAGCAGTGCTGCCCAGCGCCTATTCCAGGAAGATCCTGAGGCTTTTCTCCTTTATCACCGTGGCTTTCAGAGACAAGTAAAGAAGTGGCCACTGCACCCGGTGGACCGTATTGCCAAAGATCTCCGCCAGAA GCCTGCATCCTTAGTGGTAGCTGACTTTGGCTGTGGAGATTGCCGTCTAGCTTCAAGTGTCCGGAACCCTGTGCACTGTTTTGATTTGGCTTCTCTGGACCCCAGGGTCACAGTATGTGACATGGCCCAG GTGCCTCTGGAGGATGAATCTGTGGATGTGGCTGTGTTTTGCCTTTCACTAATGGGAACTAACATCAGGGACTTCCTTGAGGAGGCAAATCGAGTGCTAAAGCCAGG GGGTCTTCTCAAAGTAGCTGAAGTCAGCAGCCGCTTTGAAGATATTCGTACCTTTTTGGGGGCTGTGACCAAACTCGGCTTTAAGGTTATCTACAAG GACCTGACCAACAGCCACTTCTTCTTGTTTGACTTTGAAAAGACTGGACCTCCTCGAGTAGGACCCAAAGCCCAACTCTCAGGCCTTAAACTTCAGCCCTGTCTCTACAAGCGCAGGTGA
- the Ilk gene encoding integrin-linked protein kinase, giving the protein MDDIFTQCREGNAVAVRLWLDNTENDLNQGDDHGFSPLHWACREGRSAVVEMLIMRGARINVMNRGDDTPLHLAASHGHRDIVQKLLQYKADINAVNEHGNVPLHYACFWGQDQVAEDLVANGALVSICNKYGEMPVDKAKAPLRELLRERAEKMGQNLNRIPYKDTFWKGTTRTRPRNGTLNKHSGIDFKQLNFLAKLNENHSGELWKGRWQGNDIVVKVLKVRDWSTRKSRDFNEECPRLRIFSHPNVLPVLGACQAPPAPHPTLITHWMPYGSLYNVLHEGTNFVVDQSQAVKFALDMARGMAFLHTLEPLIPRHALNSRSVMIDEDMTARISMADVKFSFQCPGRMYAPAWVAPEALQKKPEDTNRRSADMWSFAVLLWELVTREVPFADLSNMEIGMKVALEGLRPTIPPGISPHVCKLMKICMNEDPAKRPKFDMIVPILEKMQDK; this is encoded by the exons ATGGACGACATTTTCACTCAGTGCCGGGAGGGCAACGCGGTGGCGGTGCGCTTGTGGCTGGACAACACAGAGAACGACCTCAATCAGGG GGATGATCATGGCTTCTCCCCCTTGCACTGGGCCTGCCGAGAAGGCCGCTCTGCAGTGGTTGAAATGCTGATCATGCGGGGAGCACGGATCAATGTGATGAATCGTGGGGATGATACACCCCTGCACCTGGCAGCTAGTCATGGACACCGTGACATTGTACAGAAG CTGTTGCAATACAAGGCTGACATCAATGCAGTGAATGAACACGGCAATGTGCCACTTCACTATGCATGTTTCTGGGGCCAAGACCAGGTGGCAGAG GACCTGGTGGCTAACGGGGCTCTTGTGAGCATCTGTAACAAGTATGGAGAGATGCCTGTGGACAAAGCCAAGGCACCCCTTAGAGAGCTTCTCCGAG AACGGGCAGAGAAGATGGGCCAGAATCTCAACCGTATTCCATACAAGGATACATTCTGGAAGGGGACCACTCGCACGAGGCCCC GAAATGGGACCCTGAACAAACACTCCGGTATTGACTTCAAACAGCTCAACTTTCTGGCAAAGCTCAACGAGAATCATTCTGGAGAG CTATGGAAAGGCCGCTGGCAAGGCAATGATATTGTTGTGAAGGTGCTGAAGGTTCGAGACTGGAGTACAAGGAAAAGCAGGGACTTCAATGAGGAATGTCCCCGGCTCAG GATTTTCTCACATCCAAACGTGCTCCCAGTGCTAGGTGCTTGCCAggctcccccagccccccacccaaCCCTCATCACACACTGGATGCCATATGGATCTCTCTACAATGTTCTACATGAAGGCACCA ATTTCGTTGTGGACCAGAGCCAAGCTGTAAAGTTTGCTTTGGACATGGCAAGAGGCATGGCTTTTCTTCACACACTAGAGCCTCTCATACCTCGGCATGCACTCAATAGCCGCAGTGTAATG ATCGATGAAGATATGACTGCCCGAATCAGCATGGCTGATGTTAAGTTTTCTTTCCAGTGCCCTGGGCGCATGTATGCGCCTGCCTGGGTGGCCCCTGAAG CCCTGCAGAAGAAGCCTGAAGACACAAACAGACGCTCAGCAGACATGTGGAGTTTTGCGGTGCTTCTGTGGGAACTGGTGACACGAGAGGTGCCCTTTGCTGACCTCTCTAATATGGAGATTGGAATGAAG GTGGCACTGGAAGGCCTTCGGCCTACCATCCCACCAGGTATTTCCCCCCATGTGTGTAAGCTCATGAAGATTTGCATGAATGAAGACCCTGCAAAGCGACCCAAGTTTGACATGATTGTGCCTATCTTGGAGAAGATGCAGGACAAGTAG